In the Sphingobacterium sp. PCS056 genome, GAACCATTAAATCGAGCTCCGGTACGACTGGATTTATCCCCAGGAATAATTCCCTTTATACGAACATCCTGTAAGGACATAAAATATGAACTTTCAGTATCACCACCGGAAAACGATAGATCATTTTGGATTGTAATACCGGTATCAAAAAATCCTAAACGATTATCTTTACTAGGCACTTCATATCGCTTAGTCGGTTGTACACCATTAATCGGAAGACCAAAATCCCGCACTTCACCATTAAATTTATCACCCCAAGATTCATTAGCAACAGGACTATAAATTCCATTCTGTCCTTGACCAAATGTCACTTGAGCTGGTGGCAATAAGAACACGTTGGAGAAAGTTGTGCTATTGCTAAAATTAATTTGACCTCTATCAGATTTTCCCGATTTTGTTGTGATCATAATAGCGCCATTAACACCTTCAGATCCATAAAGTGCAGCAGCATTTGCTCCTTTAAGGACAGTGATATCCTGTATATCATTAGGATTTATGCGAGTTATATCCGGTAGTGGAACACCATCAACCACATATAAAGGGTCATTTTTTGACCGGTTTAAAGAACGTGTACCTCTTAGTCTGATCTGAATTCCCGGATCAGTTTTGCCCGTTGTAAGATCTGTAGCGTTTATACGCAATCCAGCAACCTTACTTGACAATGCTAACAATGGATTCACAACCTTTCCTAAATTAAGATCTTCATTATTGACAGTCTGTGCAGATGTACCCAACTCTCTTGATTGCCTTTTAATCCCAAGTGCTCCTGTAACAACCACTTCCGAGAGCAATGTATTATCCTTCATCAGGTAAATAACTCGATTTGACCAATCTTTATCAATAAAAATTTCTGTTGGCAAATATCCTACATGCGATACAATCAATTTTTGTCCTTGATGTGCAAGAATCCGAAAAGTACCTTGAGAACCAGTAATCACAGCTCCTGATCGATCATTTCCTTTAACCGAAACAGATACACCTCTTATCGGCTCGTCAGTTTGCTGCTCCAAAACACGTCCGACCAATGTAACATGAGTCTGCGCACACAATTCCGACGAATAAGTTATTAGGAGCAGTAAAATTGAAAAGTAATATTTTATCATCCTTGACTTTTTTAGTTAATACATGTAAAAATTTATATCTTTGACTTTAGAACGAGTCTAAATAAACGATTGTAAAATTAGATTAATTATAAATAGTGGAGTTACGATATCCGAAAAAGAAGCTTAACAATCCGAAATTAACTGATCATAATTTTAATAAACGCACCATAAATCAAGTGAACGGAATAATCTTCTTATACAGTCATATAAATTATGAAGTGAATTTTTTAGCTTTAAGCGATAATTTTTCACGAATCAAAACGGAGAAGAACAGTTCTATTCTTATCATTTCAATTGCTAAAAATAGTACTGTTATCCTGGATCAACAGGAGGTCGAACTTAAAGAACAACATTCTTGTTTTTATTATTCGCAGGGTGCAGATCTCTATCTGATCGCGCAAGAAAAAGACGCTAAGGTTTTTATATTGACTTTTAAAACTGGATTTCTGCAGCACAGTGAGATTGAGCTCGATCATCAACAAAAGATAGAACAAAGCTTTCGATCTTCATCTATATTAAGAACGTTTAATGCCCCATCGCTATATAGCACCGCGATGGACCTGATCAACTCGCAATTTCCAGATGCTCTTATACCGACATTTTACAAAGCCAAATCCCTGAACATATTCTGTAAACTAGTTGCATATTTAGAGTTATTATCTGAACCCGGAAATATTCGATTGAGAGTGATCGATATGGAAAAAATAAAAGTCGCCAAAGAATTGATTGAGTCCAATTTGAATCAGAACTTCACGATTCCTCAATTGGCCAGAACTGTCGGCACCAATGAACAATATCTCAAAAAGCATTTTAAGCAATTTTATGGTAAGACTGTATTCAATTTTATTGTCGAATGCAAAATGCATAAGGCTAAACAAATGATTAAAGAAAGAGATCTTAAGATTAGTGCGATCAGTCAGCAGCTGGGTTACAAGCATGCCACCCATTTTACAACAGCTTTTAAAAAATTCTTTGGCTACACACCCAATGCATTAAGATATTTATTTTTAGTTTTCATAGAAAATTATGCGGCAACTAAAGATATTGCCAGCATCTTAATTTAGCACAAAATCGTCCTATTAATAAATTAAGATATTTTAATTCTATTGCTTAATAGCACCAAAAAAAACAGTCGATCCTTAAAATTGAGTTTTTAAGGATCGACTGCTTATAGATATAAATCTAATTAGAATTCCCATCTTACGAAAGCCTCGATTGCTTCGTAGTTTGCAAGTCCCAATTGATCATATAATTCTGCCGTTTCACTTGTACGGTCTTCTGCACGTACCCAAAATTCGCGAGGATCATCTCCAGGGAAAACTGGAAGATCTTTTTGAGACTGATGTTTAAAAATCGCTAAACGTTTACGGTACACCTCTTGTGGAGATAAAGGTACAGCCATTTCGATTTCATGGATAGGATATTCATGCCAAGCTCCGCGGTATAACCATAACCAACAATCTTTTGTCCACTCATCAGTAGCTTTTAAGCGTCTCAATGCTTCATAAAGAATGTTAAAACAAACTTTATGTGTACCATGTGGGTCTGCAAAGTCACCAGCAGCAAATACTTGATGTGGTTTTACTTGACGTAGCAACTCCATGGTTTGTTGGATATCAT is a window encoding:
- a CDS encoding helix-turn-helix domain-containing protein, with product MNFLALSDNFSRIKTEKNSSILIISIAKNSTVILDQQEVELKEQHSCFYYSQGADLYLIAQEKDAKVFILTFKTGFLQHSEIELDHQQKIEQSFRSSSILRTFNAPSLYSTAMDLINSQFPDALIPTFYKAKSLNIFCKLVAYLELLSEPGNIRLRVIDMEKIKVAKELIESNLNQNFTIPQLARTVGTNEQYLKKHFKQFYGKTVFNFIVECKMHKAKQMIKERDLKISAISQQLGYKHATHFTTAFKKFFGYTPNALRYLFLVFIENYAATKDIASILI